The stretch of DNA GATACCGTACCTCCGTCTTCAAACAGGGGCGCGAAGGCGTCGTCACGGCGGTCGAGTTCGAGCTCGCCGCCCCGGGCGGCGATGCGCTGAGCCAGCCTCTCGGGTACTCCCAGCTCGCCCATGCCCTCGGCGCCAAGCTCGGCGACCGGGTGCCGATCTCGGTCCTGCGCGAGGCGGTGCTCGACCTGCGGCGCGGCAAGGGGATGGTGCTCGACCCGGCGGACCCCGACTCGGTGAGCGCCGGATCGTTCTTCACCAATCCGATCGTCTCCGAGCGCTTCGCGCGGACCCTGCCCGACGAGGCGCCGCGCTGGCCGACGAGCCTCGACGAGCCCGACATCGTGGTCCCGCTCGGCACCGTTCCCCCGTCGCGGGCATCCGAGCGTGCGGAGAAGGACGAGTACCGGGTCAAGCTCAGCGCCGCCTGGCTCATCGAGCACTCCGGTATCACCCGCGGCTTCCGGCTGACCGGATCCCGCGCGGCGATCTCGACGAAGCACACCCTCGCCCTGGTCAACACCGGTGGGGCGACGACGACCGAGATCCTCGAGCTCGCCCGCTACGTGCGCGCCATGGTCCAGGTCGAGTTCGGGGTGCTGCTGCAGCCCGAGCCGGTGATCGTCGGAACGAGCATCTGACCCCGTCGCTCAGTTGA from Herbiconiux sp. L3-i23 encodes:
- a CDS encoding UDP-N-acetylmuramate dehydrogenase, encoding MRVGGPADVIDAGSETEIVDAALGLWADDEEWMVLGGGSNTIAADDGFEGTVLRTVSRGIEVLPESTRTSSIPLVAHQDTARADRERSPETPRVRIRVQAGHPWDELVAETVANGWSGLEALSGIPGSTGASPIQNIGAYGQELAASLVAVDFLDRFENAPRRLRASELGLGYRTSVFKQGREGVVTAVEFELAAPGGDALSQPLGYSQLAHALGAKLGDRVPISVLREAVLDLRRGKGMVLDPADPDSVSAGSFFTNPIVSERFARTLPDEAPRWPTSLDEPDIVVPLGTVPPSRASERAEKDEYRVKLSAAWLIEHSGITRGFRLTGSRAAISTKHTLALVNTGGATTTEILELARYVRAMVQVEFGVLLQPEPVIVGTSI